A section of the Chloroflexota bacterium genome encodes:
- the rsfS gene encoding ribosome silencing factor, producing the protein MDTIDRARKAVEAASDKQASDIVLLDIRGLCAFADYFVLCSGESERQLEAIREGIEAALGKEGSPLLHREGDAASGWLLLDYGDLIIHIFSAQQRGFYHLDEVWAQAVPLLRVQ; encoded by the coding sequence CTGGACACAATAGACAGGGCCAGGAAAGCGGTAGAGGCGGCCTCGGATAAGCAGGCCAGCGATATTGTCCTGCTGGACATCCGGGGCCTCTGCGCTTTTGCCGACTATTTTGTGCTCTGCAGCGGGGAGAGCGAGCGCCAACTGGAGGCCATCCGGGAAGGGATAGAGGCCGCCCTGGGCAAGGAGGGGAGCCCCCTGCTCCACCGGGAGGGGGATGCGGCCTCGGGGTGGTTGCTCCTGGACTATGGGGACCTAATCATCCACATATTCTCAGCTCAGCAGCGGGGGTTCTACCATCTGGACGAAGTCTGGGCCCAGGCCGTCCCCCTGCTGCGGGTCCAGTAG
- the ndk gene encoding nucleoside-diphosphate kinase: MERTLLLVKPDGVQRGLVGEVLARLEKRGLRLIGLRMLWMDRPLAERLYAVHRGKPFYPGLVEYMTSGPIIAAVLEGPRAIGVVRQTMGETDPTRASPGTIRGDLGLELGRNLVHGSDSPESAAREMPIFFEEKELLNYPREIDRWIIE; this comes from the coding sequence GTGGAAAGGACCCTTCTTCTGGTAAAGCCCGACGGGGTGCAGAGGGGCCTCGTGGGGGAAGTCCTCGCCCGTCTGGAAAAGCGGGGGCTGAGGCTCATCGGCCTCAGGATGCTGTGGATGGACCGCCCCCTGGCAGAGAGGCTCTACGCCGTCCACCGGGGGAAGCCCTTCTACCCCGGCCTGGTGGAATATATGACCTCGGGGCCTATCATCGCCGCCGTCCTGGAGGGCCCCCGGGCCATCGGGGTGGTCCGGCAGACCATGGGGGAGACCGACCCCACCCGTGCCAGCCCCGGCACCATCCGGGGGGACCTGGGGCTGGAGCTGGGCAGAAACCTGGTCCACGGCTCCGACTCCCCCGAGAGCGCCGCAAGAGAGATGCCCATCTTCTTTGAAGAAAAAGAGCTCCTGAACTATCCCAGGGAAATCGACCGCTGGATAATAGAATAA